The proteins below are encoded in one region of Sphingobacterium sp. R2:
- a CDS encoding RagB/SusD family nutrient uptake outer membrane protein, with amino-acid sequence MKKINYIKLLVLGIVSLSSCKKDYLDTRPTDSVEHSEVFATTKSAKVAVNGLAKMMTQQYLSSQGFNGEGTIKMYYGNYPGNNFFVNLSGWADIINANYNQNLTSIYLYYPWYYYYKLIVNANEIILNIDAAEGPDSEKQFIRAQALTFRAYSFMMLAQIYGNRWSDSNNGQTGGLVLRTDVSTGDMPLSTLGQTYDLIYKDLNEAIGLYEKAGLNRESGKNFQVNKDVAYAVFARAALNKEDYASAEKYAVLARANYKLMTNAEYKSGFYDPNGEWIWSSYGAADETLFFYSFQSYIAYNSSASAARTTPKCISRELFNEIPKTDIRRDLFLDPKSDAYTTATGIAGAAMKARAFQTFPDLQSTAVPYAYMNFKFKAKDLPGVGNLNHFRAAEMYLIEAEAKYFQNKPASEIQSTLNALNATSGRDANYNCTKTGVALLKEIKLYRAIELWGEGFDWFDMKRWGDPIVRNAFANGGNFLTSLAVTINPQDKNKWTWSIPLRESDYNKGLE; translated from the coding sequence ATGAAAAAAATTAATTATATAAAGTTATTAGTACTAGGTATTGTATCGCTTTCTTCCTGTAAAAAAGACTATTTAGATACACGGCCTACGGATTCGGTTGAACATTCTGAAGTGTTCGCAACAACAAAAAGTGCTAAAGTTGCAGTCAACGGTCTGGCGAAGATGATGACACAACAGTATCTGAGCAGTCAGGGATTCAATGGTGAGGGAACAATCAAGATGTACTATGGTAATTATCCCGGCAACAATTTTTTTGTTAATCTTAGCGGATGGGCTGATATCATTAATGCGAATTACAATCAAAACCTTACAAGTATTTATTTATACTACCCGTGGTATTATTACTATAAACTTATCGTAAATGCAAATGAGATCATATTAAATATAGATGCAGCAGAAGGTCCAGATTCGGAAAAGCAATTTATCAGAGCCCAGGCGCTAACTTTTAGGGCATATAGCTTCATGATGTTGGCTCAAATCTATGGAAATCGGTGGAGCGATTCTAATAATGGTCAAACGGGAGGTTTAGTGTTAAGAACGGATGTTTCTACTGGTGATATGCCGTTATCAACTTTGGGGCAGACCTATGATTTAATATACAAGGATCTCAATGAAGCAATAGGCTTATATGAAAAGGCTGGATTAAATCGCGAATCGGGAAAAAACTTTCAGGTAAATAAAGATGTTGCATATGCTGTCTTTGCGAGAGCAGCCTTAAATAAGGAAGATTATGCTAGTGCAGAAAAGTATGCTGTTCTTGCTCGTGCAAATTATAAGCTGATGACTAATGCTGAATACAAAAGTGGATTTTACGACCCTAACGGTGAGTGGATTTGGAGCAGTTATGGTGCCGCAGATGAAACCTTGTTCTTTTATTCGTTCCAATCATATATAGCTTATAACTCTAGCGCTAGTGCAGCAAGAACAACTCCAAAATGTATTAGTCGGGAATTGTTTAACGAGATTCCGAAAACAGATATCAGAAGAGATCTGTTTCTTGATCCTAAAAGCGATGCGTATACAACTGCAACGGGTATTGCTGGTGCTGCTATGAAAGCTAGAGCTTTTCAGACATTCCCAGATTTGCAATCGACAGCCGTTCCGTATGCTTATATGAATTTCAAGTTTAAAGCCAAAGACTTACCGGGAGTTGGTAATCTAAATCATTTTAGAGCTGCTGAGATGTATCTAATAGAAGCTGAAGCAAAATATTTCCAAAATAAACCAGCTTCCGAGATTCAATCAACTTTGAACGCTTTAAATGCAACATCTGGCAGAGATGCTAATTACAACTGTACAAAAACCGGTGTTGCATTACTAAAGGAAATTAAACTGTATCGCGCGATTGAACTTTGGGGTGAAGGATTTGACTGGTTTGATATGAAGCGATGGGGAGATCCTATTGTTCGCAATGCATTTGCAAACGGCGGTAATTTCTTGACATCATTGGCGGTTACCATCAATCCTCAAGATAAAAACAAATGGACGTGGTCTATCCCACTTCGCGAAAGTGATTACAATAAGGGATTAGAATAA
- a CDS encoding RagB/SusD family nutrient uptake outer membrane protein yields MSKFKYILIGSLAFTTLFQSCQKQTFESPYAQLDPEAAFSTADRIGKTAVGMYDALQNREYFGGRVLIYADIRGIDCSAGPYFNNVPNYNSLRSTEVIVEDAFIGGYRTINEANLFLKNIAKYSGIASPADEAKYIAEAKFIRALSYFYLVNLWAQPYKFTSDASHPGVALVLTASDSPFDASNQVPRNSVKEVYDQIIKDLNEALPALPKVNSAARDISNVGRATQGAVNALLARVYLYEQDYSKALEFANKVISSNEYSLNASPKTTFTNYTSAESIFSVAHNGSDNPNTNNALNQHYSPNLRADIQVSSQFVDLMSNDDARRKDLIITQGTTYWNGKYTAIGDWAPVLRFSEMLLIKAEALANLASGSSVSSEALALVNQVRHRSDVNTTISATNKSQLIAAILTERRIELAFEGHGIFEFLRTGRDIPAHGTFSTQKWGSNLVVFPFPYSETQQNPNLVQNPGY; encoded by the coding sequence ATGTCAAAATTTAAATATATATTAATTGGATCACTTGCTTTTACGACATTATTTCAATCTTGTCAAAAGCAGACATTTGAAAGCCCTTATGCTCAATTGGATCCTGAGGCTGCTTTTTCAACGGCAGATAGAATTGGTAAAACAGCAGTAGGTATGTACGATGCTCTTCAAAATAGAGAATATTTTGGAGGAAGAGTTTTAATTTATGCAGATATAAGGGGAATTGATTGTAGTGCTGGTCCTTATTTCAATAATGTGCCTAATTACAATTCTTTACGTTCTACTGAGGTTATTGTGGAAGATGCATTTATTGGTGGTTATAGAACTATAAATGAAGCGAATCTATTCTTAAAAAATATTGCAAAATATAGTGGCATCGCTTCTCCTGCTGATGAAGCAAAGTATATTGCAGAGGCAAAATTTATTAGAGCATTATCTTATTTTTATTTAGTTAATCTTTGGGCACAACCTTATAAGTTTACATCGGATGCATCGCATCCGGGCGTAGCTTTGGTTTTAACAGCTTCAGATTCTCCTTTTGATGCATCAAATCAGGTTCCAAGAAATTCAGTTAAAGAGGTTTATGATCAGATAATTAAAGACTTAAATGAGGCATTGCCAGCCTTACCTAAAGTTAACTCAGCTGCAAGGGATATTTCAAATGTTGGCCGAGCTACGCAGGGCGCTGTTAATGCTTTGTTAGCACGTGTTTACTTATACGAACAAGATTATTCTAAAGCGTTAGAGTTTGCAAATAAGGTTATCTCTTCCAACGAATATAGCTTAAATGCATCTCCCAAAACCACTTTCACTAATTATACAAGTGCTGAAAGTATTTTTTCAGTAGCTCACAACGGAAGTGATAACCCGAATACAAACAATGCTTTAAACCAACATTATTCACCTAACTTAAGGGCAGATATTCAAGTAAGTTCACAATTTGTGGATTTGATGTCGAATGATGATGCAAGGAGAAAAGATCTCATTATTACGCAAGGGACAACATATTGGAATGGCAAATATACAGCTATTGGTGATTGGGCTCCTGTATTACGTTTTAGTGAAATGTTGTTAATTAAAGCGGAGGCCTTAGCAAATTTGGCTTCAGGTAGTTCAGTTAGTAGTGAAGCATTGGCTTTAGTAAATCAAGTCAGACATCGCTCAGATGTTAATACAACAATTTCTGCAACCAATAAATCTCAACTTATTGCTGCGATTTTAACAGAAAGGAGGATAGAATTGGCCTTTGAAGGACATGGGATATTTGAATTTTTAAGAACTGGTAGAGATATTCCAGCTCATGGAACGTTCAGTACACAGAAATGGGGATCTAATTTAGTGGTCTTTCCATTTCCTTATTCTGAAACTCAGCAAAATCCTAATCTTGTGCAAAATCCCGGATATTAA
- a CDS encoding SusC/RagA family TonB-linked outer membrane protein, whose protein sequence is MKHKLLSFFVGSMILSSVAFAQEKKINGRVTGADGKPLVGVTIAVQGSNIATQTDSNGNYSLSVPVGKIIVFRSVGHADKTIIVKEGQSFFNVALENQNTALDEVVVVAYGTAKKESVTGSVTSISAKDIEKRPVTNAFAALEGSAAGIQLNNTSGMPGDEPSIRIRGFSSLNGSNDPLYVVDGVPFGGNISDINPNDVESISVLKDASSSALYGSRASNGVIIITTKKGKAGRSQVNITTDQGFYSRGIAEYDRVNDRQFMEAMWTGYRNNLLTTNAKTYPTVELANAEASKSLVSNYLKLNIYDKDDDKLFDANGKLVSDAQIKSGYRDDLDWFSEVDRVGHRQNYNIDGTTATDKAKVFYSTGYLNEKGYIKNSGLKRFTGRLNAELQAKDWFKYGFNLAGSHQISDRISGSTDDASSFANPFNYARSIAPIYPIHLHNEDGSYKPDLLGNRQYDNGESTRLQYVGRHTIWENELNSDQTIRNTMNGRAFLEFKFLKDFTFTINGDLNVRNSERRTYNNAIIGDGVGQGRAARRIYRYKNYTAQQLLTWNKDFGAHHVDVLAGHENFYDNMSYLYGYKTDEIFAGKTDMINFTKITSLYDYQEDYRVESYLSRARYNYDGKYFAEASFRRDGSSRFSPENRWGNFWSLGGSWIVSKEDFFKDALNTVNNLKVRASYGEVGNDESAKKYAHLSLYALDQNANAGAVYKSQIPSPDLIWETSSSFSAAIEARLFKRANLSVEYFNKQSKNLIFDLNLPLSAGPNSTTTAVSTVTKNIGSMANRGIELTFDVDVLKGDGWRWNVGANATWLTNKILSLPEENRENGVITGNFKWVEGGGRYDFWMFKFAGVDQMTGRSLYLADTERFNVNGSAPGKAEIPTAELIEINGKYYVTNASSYGRRDWSGSVIPKMNGSFNTNFEYKNFSFSALFTYAIGGKVYDSSYAGLMSMSGTPGALHSDIMNSWSGVPDGMTSTSLNRLDPNGIPAINFSQSNMNNYTSDRFLTDGSYLVVKNISLGYRLPKQLINRIDLSSVTVVAGIENLATMTKRKGMNPQQQWNGISTNAWVTPRTVSFGVKVGL, encoded by the coding sequence ATGAAACACAAACTACTCAGTTTTTTCGTGGGGAGTATGATCCTGTCGTCTGTTGCCTTTGCGCAAGAGAAGAAAATCAACGGTCGAGTAACCGGAGCTGACGGGAAACCGTTGGTAGGCGTCACGATTGCTGTCCAGGGATCGAACATCGCTACCCAAACAGATTCCAATGGAAATTATTCATTATCAGTACCAGTGGGTAAAATAATCGTTTTCAGATCTGTCGGCCACGCGGACAAAACAATTATCGTTAAAGAGGGACAATCATTTTTTAATGTTGCGCTAGAGAATCAAAATACGGCATTGGATGAGGTGGTAGTCGTTGCTTATGGGACTGCGAAAAAAGAATCAGTAACAGGATCGGTAACATCTATCTCAGCAAAGGATATTGAGAAGAGACCTGTTACCAATGCTTTTGCAGCATTAGAAGGATCTGCCGCGGGTATTCAATTAAATAATACTTCTGGTATGCCCGGCGATGAACCAAGTATTCGAATTCGTGGATTTTCATCGCTTAATGGATCAAATGACCCATTATATGTAGTTGATGGTGTGCCTTTCGGTGGTAATATTTCAGATATAAACCCGAATGATGTTGAGAGTATTTCTGTATTAAAAGATGCTTCTTCTTCCGCATTGTACGGAAGTCGGGCAAGTAACGGAGTTATTATTATTACGACCAAGAAAGGAAAAGCGGGACGTTCACAAGTTAATATTACTACGGATCAAGGATTCTATTCGAGAGGTATTGCTGAGTATGATCGTGTAAATGATCGGCAGTTTATGGAAGCAATGTGGACAGGGTACAGAAACAATTTGCTGACAACTAATGCTAAGACTTACCCGACTGTTGAACTAGCCAACGCTGAAGCTTCAAAGTCACTCGTTAGTAACTATTTGAAGTTAAATATTTATGATAAAGATGATGACAAACTATTTGATGCAAATGGAAAATTGGTTTCAGATGCACAGATAAAAAGCGGTTACCGTGACGATTTAGATTGGTTTAGCGAAGTGGATCGCGTCGGACATCGCCAAAACTACAATATCGATGGTACTACTGCGACTGATAAGGCTAAAGTGTTTTATTCGACAGGGTACTTAAACGAAAAAGGATACATTAAGAATTCTGGACTAAAGAGGTTTACTGGTAGACTAAATGCGGAATTGCAAGCCAAAGATTGGTTCAAATATGGATTCAACCTAGCTGGATCGCATCAGATTTCAGATAGAATAAGTGGTTCTACAGACGACGCCAGTTCTTTTGCAAATCCTTTTAATTACGCACGATCCATTGCACCAATCTATCCGATTCACTTGCATAATGAAGATGGTAGCTATAAACCAGATCTATTAGGAAACCGACAGTATGATAACGGGGAGTCGACAAGATTGCAATATGTTGGCCGCCATACAATTTGGGAAAATGAATTGAATAGCGATCAGACGATTCGAAATACCATGAACGGGAGAGCATTTTTGGAATTCAAATTCCTAAAAGATTTTACGTTTACGATAAATGGTGATCTGAATGTGCGTAACTCAGAGCGACGCACATATAATAATGCTATTATTGGTGATGGTGTTGGGCAGGGGCGTGCCGCAAGACGTATCTATCGATACAAAAATTATACTGCCCAGCAGTTGTTAACATGGAACAAGGATTTTGGCGCGCATCACGTCGACGTATTGGCAGGTCATGAAAATTTCTATGATAACATGAGTTATCTATATGGTTATAAAACGGACGAGATTTTCGCGGGAAAAACAGACATGATTAATTTTACGAAGATCACTTCTTTGTATGATTATCAAGAGGATTATCGTGTTGAAAGTTACTTATCACGTGCCCGATATAATTATGATGGTAAATATTTTGCGGAAGCATCGTTTAGAAGAGATGGGTCTTCAAGGTTCAGTCCTGAAAACCGCTGGGGTAATTTTTGGTCTTTAGGAGGTAGCTGGATTGTGTCTAAAGAGGATTTTTTCAAGGATGCTCTAAATACCGTGAATAATCTAAAGGTGAGAGCTTCTTATGGTGAAGTGGGAAACGATGAAAGCGCCAAAAAATATGCGCACCTTTCTCTCTATGCGCTCGACCAAAATGCAAATGCGGGAGCGGTTTACAAAAGCCAGATTCCTTCTCCTGACCTAATTTGGGAGACATCAAGCTCATTTTCTGCGGCAATAGAGGCACGATTGTTTAAACGTGCCAACTTAAGTGTCGAGTATTTCAATAAACAGTCGAAAAATCTAATCTTCGACCTTAATTTACCGCTATCTGCTGGACCTAACTCCACGACTACAGCTGTATCAACAGTAACTAAAAATATTGGTTCGATGGCAAATCGTGGTATTGAATTAACTTTCGATGTTGATGTATTGAAAGGTGATGGATGGAGATGGAATGTTGGGGCAAATGCGACTTGGCTAACGAACAAGATTTTAAGTTTGCCAGAAGAGAATAGAGAAAACGGTGTCATCACTGGAAACTTCAAGTGGGTTGAAGGCGGGGGACGTTATGATTTTTGGATGTTTAAATTTGCAGGGGTAGACCAAATGACTGGCCGTTCACTATACTTAGCAGATACTGAACGTTTTAATGTTAACGGATCTGCGCCTGGTAAAGCAGAGATACCTACAGCTGAGCTTATCGAAATCAATGGTAAATACTATGTTACTAATGCATCTAGCTATGGACGGAGAGATTGGTCCGGATCAGTTATTCCAAAAATGAATGGTAGCTTCAATACGAATTTCGAGTATAAAAACTTTAGTTTTTCGGCCTTGTTTACTTACGCGATCGGCGGAAAAGTTTATGATTCGTCTTACGCTGGTTTAATGAGCATGTCAGGTACTCCCGGAGCATTACATAGCGATATTATGAATTCCTGGTCTGGTGTTCCCGATGGCATGACATCAACATCCTTAAATAGATTGGATCCCAATGGAATTCCTGCAATCAATTTTTCGCAAAGTAATATGAACAATTATACAAGCGACCGTTTTCTGACCGATGGATCATACCTCGTGGTAAAAAATATTTCGTTAGGTTACCGTTTGCCAAAACAGCTTATTAATAGAATAGATCTATCATCGGTTACCGTCGTAGCGGGAATAGAAAATTTGGCAACAATGACAAAACGTAAGGGTATGAATCCGCAGCAGCAATGGAATGGTATCAGTACAAACGCTTGGGTAACTCCGCGTACAGTGTCTTTTGGCGTAAAAGTTGGATTATAA
- a CDS encoding porin codes for MKKALLLLALISPVAALAQNNNAPSSYDPHDIKITGYLQTQFQKAQSPGITSFSGGDFSKNSDNRFMIRRGRLKIDRVDTYSSIVFQLDATQDGVQLMDAFIQLRHPSQKGLSLTAGLFNRPFGYSIVYSSGYRDFPERARVFQTLMPRERDLGGMVSYHPGGKAKFLNLDLALVNGSGHSAKDYDSKKDLIGNLAFKFDSLADKKIHLGFGGSFYKGSVRNDTKTYYTANNNGYSAHTSEENEGKAIGRNYYGANLQLELDNSFGKSSFKTEYVAGDQPGVAGGVDIKGPYASRSFTAQPTTDLYQRKFNGYYLWLTQEIGRTGFTAMVAYDVYDPNTKASGSTIGMAGNFTADGDVKFSTLGYGLAYQFSNRLKFTVYNEHVTNEATSLPNFSADLKDDVFTARMQYRW; via the coding sequence ATGAAAAAAGCACTTTTACTCTTAGCTCTGATAAGTCCTGTTGCAGCGCTTGCGCAAAATAATAATGCGCCTTCTAGCTACGATCCACATGATATCAAGATCACGGGATACCTTCAGACACAGTTTCAAAAGGCGCAGTCCCCCGGAATAACTTCCTTTTCGGGAGGTGATTTTTCAAAGAATTCTGACAATAGGTTTATGATCCGCAGGGGGCGTCTTAAAATTGACCGTGTAGACACTTACTCCAGTATTGTATTCCAGTTGGATGCGACCCAGGATGGGGTACAGCTAATGGATGCATTTATCCAGTTACGACACCCTAGCCAGAAAGGCCTGAGTTTGACTGCTGGTCTTTTTAATAGACCTTTTGGATACTCCATCGTATATTCTTCAGGATATCGGGATTTCCCTGAAAGAGCACGGGTATTTCAAACATTGATGCCTCGAGAACGTGACCTAGGGGGGATGGTTAGCTACCATCCGGGAGGTAAAGCTAAATTTCTGAACCTCGATTTAGCATTGGTTAATGGCAGTGGGCATTCTGCGAAAGATTATGATTCAAAAAAGGATCTGATCGGTAATCTAGCTTTTAAATTTGATAGTCTTGCGGATAAAAAAATCCATCTCGGATTCGGTGGTTCCTTTTATAAGGGATCTGTCCGTAACGATACCAAAACTTACTATACGGCGAACAATAATGGATATAGTGCGCATACTAGCGAAGAAAATGAGGGCAAAGCCATCGGTAGAAATTATTATGGGGCAAACTTACAACTCGAGCTTGATAACAGCTTCGGTAAGTCTAGCTTTAAAACAGAATATGTTGCTGGTGATCAGCCTGGTGTTGCAGGTGGTGTAGATATCAAAGGTCCTTATGCGAGTAGAAGTTTTACAGCACAACCGACAACAGACCTTTATCAACGCAAATTCAACGGTTACTACCTTTGGTTAACACAGGAAATCGGGCGTACAGGATTTACTGCAATGGTTGCATACGATGTATATGACCCAAATACTAAAGCAAGTGGTTCAACGATTGGCATGGCCGGTAATTTTACGGCTGATGGTGACGTCAAGTTTAGTACACTTGGCTATGGACTCGCTTATCAGTTTAGCAATAGACTCAAGTTTACGGTCTATAATGAACATGTCACCAATGAAGCGACAAGTTTGCCAAACTTTTCAGCAGATCTTAAAGATGATGTATTTACAGCTAGAATGCAGTACCGCTGGTAA